Below is a genomic region from Leptospira yasudae.
GGCCGTTGCGCTGCTTTTTTTAGAGGGTCCGATCGATTCCCGTCAAAAACCGGAACTTCTCAAAAACTTAGATTACAACAATCAATCCGTAAAACGACTCCGAGAAGACGTAAAAAACAATCTGAGAATCTCCGTTTCCAATTTGGAACGATCCGACCTAACATCCCTCGAATTTTATCGATACGTAGTAAAGAAAGAGGACAACTTCTTCAAGATCATGGCCCGAACCGGAATGGACATCGATACGATCTCTTCGGTGAACAGCTTGTCTTCTCCGTATGACATTTATCCCGGAATGGAACTTCTGATTCCGAATATGCGGGGAGTTTACGATTCGGATGAACGGGAGAATTCTTCCGCGGCTCGGAAAAAACTTTCCAAGAAATACAACCTCTCCGAGAAATTTATTTCCTTTGACGAAGGAAAGGAACTTTGGTTCATTCCGGGAAAAGGACTTCCGAAAGAGGAAAGGTCGTTTTTCTACGGAGTCGCTTTTTACAGACCTTTAGGGGAAGAAGGAATCGTATCCTCCCGTTTCGGAAAACGGAAAGATCCGTTTACGAGAAAGGAAACCTTTCATGGCGGATTGGACATCGCTGCCGACGAAGGAACTCCCGTGTACGCTTCTGCGGACGGAGAAGTTTCCTTTTCGGATAAGAAGGGCGGCTACGGAAATCTGATCGTGCTCAATCATCGACTCGGCTATGAGACGTTATACGGACATCTCAGTTCCATTTCGGTCAAGCCGGGAGAAAGAGTCCGCAAAGGTCAAAAGATCGGAGAAGTCGGTCAAACGGGAAGAGCGACGGGAAATCATCTTCACTTCGAAGTCAGAAGATTCAATCAAAGACAAAGACCCGTCTTTAGAGATCATGCTTAAACGAATTCTACTTTTTATCGGCGTATTCTTACTCACGTCTTTCGCGTTTACTACATTTCTGTTTTTCAGATCGTATAAGAACACGGAAGAATATCTGGTGGATTCTCCCTTTGATCCGGGTAAGAACAATTATCTTTTGGAATCGGAATGGATTCATAAGGAATCCTTAAACCGTCCTTACGGAATCGCGATCGACACGTCGGGTTACGTTTATACGGGAACCGCGGACAATAAAATCATGCGTATCCGCACGAACGAAAAGGTGGAACCGTTTGCGGTCGTGAACGGAAGACCTTTGGGAATGGTTTTCGATTCCTCCGGAAATCTTTTGGTCTGCGTCGAGGAAGTGGGAATCGTGGAGATCAAAAAGGACGGTTCTCAAAGGACGTTGATTTCCGAACTGCCGGACGGCTCGGCGCTTCGTTTTCCGCACGGGATCGACGTTTCCAAAAACGGGAGAATTTATTTTACCGTTTCGAGCCGATCGCATTCTTGGAACGAATCCTTTTTAGAAGAACTTTCCTCCCTTCCCGACGGAATGATTCTCGTCGCGGATAAGAATTCGAATACATTAGAAATATTGAATGAAGAATTGTTTTATCCGACGGGAATCGCATTGTCTTCCAACGAACAATTTCTGCTCGTTACCGAACCGTTCCGTCACAGGGTTTCTTCGGTTCCTTTGTACGGTCCGAAAAAAGGGGTGGAGAAGTTCTTTCTTACCAACATTCCCGGAATTCCAGGTTTGATTTCCGGAAACGGTGGTTCGTTTTGGGTCGGAATTCCGTATTATCGAAACGAGGTTTTGGATCGGGTTCAAGAATATCCTTATATCAAAAATCTGTTATCCGGTCTTCCTACGTTTCTTTTTGCGAGAAACACACCGAGAGGGTTGATCTTCGCGTTGAACGACTTCGGTGATATTACTGCAAATTATCAGGATTTCTCGGGTTCTTCGATCAACGGCGTGACGGCCGTATTGAACCACGGCGGGAGTATCTACTTGGTTTCTTCGACCATCGGTAAAATCGCGAGAATGAAACCGATCATCGAAGAAATTCAGTTTTTCTAATATTCGAGAAGCTTTACAAACCTCTGCAATCTTTCGATTGCGACGCTTTCCGAGGATCGCGCCGCTGATTCTTACATAGATCCTAAGGTTTCTCTGAATCTTTCCAACGGGAAGCGGTTTACGAAATCGCCGAACTTTTCTCCGGGATTTCCTTCGTTCTTCCAAAGCGTGAACACTTTTTCGAGTTGGTTCGGAATTTCAGCAAGAGGAACTTTTTTCGCTACGTAGTCCCCCACTTTGGTTCCTTCCGAATCCGCTCCGAGGAAGATGGAATATTTTCCTCCGGCCATCTGACCGACGATTCCCACTTCGGCGGAATACGGTCTTGCGCATCCGTTCGGACAACCGGTCATACGAACCACAGGAGCTCTGTCGCTCAATCCGAGTTTGTCCAAAACCTTTTGAATTCCGTTCAGAACTTCCGGAAAGGAACGCTCGGACTCGGTCAACGCAAGCGCACAAGTCGGAAGCGCAGGACAAGCAAGTGCGCGATCAAAAAGCGGAGAAGGACTTTCCCAAGCTACATTCAATTCTTTTAATCTTGCTTCGATTTTCGTACGGTCGGATTTTTCAACTCCGAGAAGGATCAAATCCTGATCCGCGGTGATCTGAACGCCGAGTTTGTAATTTCCGATGATTTCTTTCAAAGCGGACTTCAACGGTTTTCCGGGGAAATCCTTGATTCTTCCGGCAAGAGTGTGGAACCCGAGAGAAAGAGTTCCGTCTTCTCTTTCATGCCATCCTAAATAAGAAGGAGTGGTCCAAGTCGGAAGCGCCTTATTCGTATCAAGTTTCACCTTAGAACGGGATTCCACTTCGGTTCTGAACCATTCCACGCCTTTTTCAGCGAGAACGTATTTCAAACGGGCGTGTTTGCGATTCGTTCTATCTCCGAAATCTCTGTGAGCGGTTACGATCGCTTCCGCAACGGGAATCAATGCGCTTTCAGGAATCCAACCGAGCAAACTTGCGGCCCGTGCAAACGTTTCCGGTTTGTTGTGGGTCATTCCGAAACCGCCGCCCGCAAACACGAAATAACCGTCGATATTTCCGTCCGCGGATAAAGTCGCCGCGAAACCCATGTCGTTCGCGTAGATGTCCACTGTGTTGTTTCCCGCGAGAGTTACTGCGATCTTAAACTTCCGAGGAAGATAGGTCTTTCCGTAGATCGGATCCTCTTCGTCTTTGTTGAGTTGTTTGTCGCCTAACCATACTTCGGCGTAAGCGTTCGTCTTATATTTAAAATGATCGGATAAAAGCTGAGCGACTCCGTCCAACAGTTGTAGATCCTTTTTACCGAGAGGATTTACGGCTTGAGTCACGTTACGCACAACGTCCCCGCAGGCGCCCATGCTGGAAAGATTCACTTCGTGGATCGCTTTCATCACGTCGCGGAGATGAAAAATTCTCAGCGTATGAAGCTGGACCGATTGTCTCGTTGTTAAACGAATCGCCCCGCCTCCGAATTTATCTCCCAGTTCGTCCCAAACCAAGTATTGCTCGGAAGACAATCTTCCGCCGGGAATTCTACCCCGAATCATAAAGCTGGTAGGAGCTTCGATATCGTTTCCGTTTTCGTCTTTTTTACGATCTCTGTCTTTCTGTTGATACAGTCCGTGAAACTTCAAAAGCTGTTTCT
It encodes:
- a CDS encoding LysM peptidoglycan-binding domain-containing M23 family metallopeptidase — protein: MKRSLRYPIGFITAAVALLFLEGPIDSRQKPELLKNLDYNNQSVKRLREDVKNNLRISVSNLERSDLTSLEFYRYVVKKEDNFFKIMARTGMDIDTISSVNSLSSPYDIYPGMELLIPNMRGVYDSDERENSSAARKKLSKKYNLSEKFISFDEGKELWFIPGKGLPKEERSFFYGVAFYRPLGEEGIVSSRFGKRKDPFTRKETFHGGLDIAADEGTPVYASADGEVSFSDKKGGYGNLIVLNHRLGYETLYGHLSSISVKPGERVRKGQKIGEVGQTGRATGNHLHFEVRRFNQRQRPVFRDHA
- a CDS encoding SMP-30/gluconolactonase/LRE family protein: MLKRILLFIGVFLLTSFAFTTFLFFRSYKNTEEYLVDSPFDPGKNNYLLESEWIHKESLNRPYGIAIDTSGYVYTGTADNKIMRIRTNEKVEPFAVVNGRPLGMVFDSSGNLLVCVEEVGIVEIKKDGSQRTLISELPDGSALRFPHGIDVSKNGRIYFTVSSRSHSWNESFLEELSSLPDGMILVADKNSNTLEILNEELFYPTGIALSSNEQFLLVTEPFRHRVSSVPLYGPKKGVEKFFLTNIPGIPGLISGNGGSFWVGIPYYRNEVLDRVQEYPYIKNLLSGLPTFLFARNTPRGLIFALNDFGDITANYQDFSGSSINGVTAVLNHGGSIYLVSSTIGKIARMKPIIEEIQFF
- a CDS encoding NADPH-dependent assimilatory sulfite reductase hemoprotein subunit, with translation MSETKELSPVEEIKLNSRNLRGKIAEGIDQNIDSYEEDEKQLLKFHGLYQQKDRDRKKDENGNDIEAPTSFMIRGRIPGGRLSSEQYLVWDELGDKFGGGAIRLTTRQSVQLHTLRIFHLRDVMKAIHEVNLSSMGACGDVVRNVTQAVNPLGKKDLQLLDGVAQLLSDHFKYKTNAYAEVWLGDKQLNKDEEDPIYGKTYLPRKFKIAVTLAGNNTVDIYANDMGFAATLSADGNIDGYFVFAGGGFGMTHNKPETFARAASLLGWIPESALIPVAEAIVTAHRDFGDRTNRKHARLKYVLAEKGVEWFRTEVESRSKVKLDTNKALPTWTTPSYLGWHEREDGTLSLGFHTLAGRIKDFPGKPLKSALKEIIGNYKLGVQITADQDLILLGVEKSDRTKIEARLKELNVAWESPSPLFDRALACPALPTCALALTESERSFPEVLNGIQKVLDKLGLSDRAPVVRMTGCPNGCARPYSAEVGIVGQMAGGKYSIFLGADSEGTKVGDYVAKKVPLAEIPNQLEKVFTLWKNEGNPGEKFGDFVNRFPLERFRETLGSM